A part of Paenibacillus donghaensis genomic DNA contains:
- the cysT gene encoding sulfate ABC transporter permease subunit CysT: MGVTIAAAAKRKVLPGFGLTMGLSVLYLSLVVLLPLSALLFNSTGLSWVKFWDVATDPRVLASYRVSLSTAAAAALADAVLGLLLAWVLVRYEFPGKRLFDALIDLPFALPTAVAGVSLTALYAPNGWIGSWLAPLGLKVAFTPLGITLALMFIGIPFVVRTVQPVLEDMSRELEEASATLGAGRWRTFRSVVLPELIPPLLTGFALAFARGIGEFGSVVFISGNMPMRTEIAPLLIMSKLEQYDYAGATAVALILLLISFLMLLVINSLQRWARKTSR, from the coding sequence ATGGGTGTGACCATAGCTGCTGCGGCAAAGCGCAAGGTGCTGCCCGGGTTCGGGCTTACGATGGGACTCAGTGTGCTGTACCTCAGCCTTGTGGTGCTGCTTCCGCTGTCGGCGCTGCTGTTTAATTCAACGGGACTCAGCTGGGTCAAATTCTGGGATGTGGCGACGGATCCGCGTGTGTTGGCGTCCTACCGGGTCAGCCTGTCCACGGCCGCTGCGGCGGCGCTGGCGGATGCAGTGCTCGGGCTGCTGCTGGCCTGGGTGCTGGTACGTTACGAGTTTCCCGGCAAAAGATTGTTCGATGCGCTGATCGATCTGCCCTTTGCGCTGCCGACAGCGGTAGCCGGGGTCTCCTTAACCGCGCTGTATGCTCCGAACGGCTGGATCGGCTCCTGGCTTGCACCGCTGGGGCTGAAGGTAGCGTTCACGCCGCTCGGCATCACGCTGGCCTTGATGTTTATCGGTATTCCGTTTGTCGTACGGACGGTCCAGCCGGTGCTGGAGGATATGAGCCGGGAGCTAGAGGAGGCTTCGGCTACGCTGGGAGCCGGACGCTGGCGCACCTTCCGCTCGGTGGTGCTGCCGGAGCTGATTCCGCCGCTGCTGACCGGGTTTGCGCTCGCTTTTGCCCGTGGAATCGGCGAGTTCGGCTCCGTGGTCTTCATCTCCGGCAATATGCCGATGCGTACCGAAATTGCTCCGCTGCTGATTATGTCCAAGCTGGAGCAATACGATTATGCCGGAGCTACGGCGGTAGCGCTGATTCTGCTGCTGATCTCGTTCCTGATGCTGCTGGTGATCAACTCCCTGCAGCGCTGGGCGCGGAAGACCTCGCGGTAA
- a CDS encoding YezD family protein produces MAKPLKVDEVWLARIADLLDNMEFGSLQIVVHEGQIVQMERTERKRFENGSANANTTARYSGETGNRRTDSRSAGRG; encoded by the coding sequence ATGGCTAAACCGCTGAAGGTGGATGAGGTATGGCTGGCACGGATCGCGGATCTGCTGGACAATATGGAATTTGGCTCACTGCAGATCGTGGTGCATGAAGGACAGATTGTCCAGATGGAGCGTACGGAACGCAAACGGTTCGAGAACGGCAGCGCGAATGCCAATACGACCGCACGTTATAGTGGAGAAACCGGAAACCGGCGGACTGATTCCCGTTCTGCGGGCCGAGGATAA
- a CDS encoding SDR family oxidoreductase, with protein sequence MNPTYPYYSQQTVCTEQPVAFPLQHQERQPGLESLMNPLPISEDKQLCGSGRLNSKVALITGGDSGIGKAAAIAFAKEGADVAIAYLYEDSDAEVTQRRIEELGQRCLRIETDLRYKANCTLAVEHTVRTFGKLDILVNNHGVQYPQDSILDISEEQLYQTFQTNIFPFFYLTQAALPHLCQGSAIINTASITAYAGRKDLIDYSSTKGAIVSFTRSLALSLADQGIRVNSVAPGPVWTPLIPSSFSAEQVSVFGTETPFKRAAQPYELAGAYLYLAGPDSTYVTGTCIHVNGGDMVTS encoded by the coding sequence ATGAACCCCACTTATCCCTATTACAGCCAACAAACCGTATGTACTGAACAGCCGGTAGCTTTTCCCCTGCAGCATCAGGAACGCCAGCCTGGTCTGGAGAGCCTGATGAATCCGCTGCCGATCAGTGAAGATAAGCAGCTGTGCGGCAGCGGCAGACTGAACAGCAAGGTCGCGCTCATTACCGGCGGAGACAGCGGTATTGGCAAGGCGGCTGCCATCGCTTTTGCCAAGGAAGGCGCAGACGTTGCGATCGCTTATTTATATGAAGACTCGGATGCTGAAGTAACGCAGCGCAGAATCGAAGAGCTGGGACAGCGTTGTCTGAGGATCGAAACGGATCTGCGCTACAAGGCCAATTGTACCCTAGCTGTAGAGCATACCGTCCGCACCTTCGGCAAGCTGGATATACTGGTCAACAACCATGGCGTACAGTATCCCCAGGACAGTATTCTGGATATTTCGGAGGAGCAGCTGTACCAGACGTTTCAGACGAATATTTTCCCATTCTTCTATCTGACCCAGGCTGCGCTTCCGCATCTGTGCCAAGGCTCCGCCATTATCAACACCGCCTCCATTACCGCCTATGCCGGCAGGAAGGATCTGATCGATTATTCCTCTACCAAAGGCGCCATCGTCAGCTTCACCCGATCCCTGGCCCTGTCGTTGGCCGATCAGGGCATCCGTGTGAACAGTGTAGCCCCCGGTCCGGTCTGGACCCCGCTGATTCCGTCGAGCTTCTCCGCTGAGCAGGTCAGCGTTTTCGGCACAGAAACTCCGTTTAAGCGGGCTGCCCAGCCCTATGAGCTGGCCGGTGCCTACCTCTATCTGGCCGGACCGGACTCCACCTATGTTACCGGCACGTGTATTCATGTTAACGGAGGGGACATGGTCACCAGCTAA
- a CDS encoding sulfate ABC transporter substrate-binding protein: MKNKIRKGLLTGFTLLLTAGLTACGNNTNTNNSAAATDAATNTTSTPAAAEATKAPSKEPVELLNVSYDPTRELYESYNKAFAAYWEQETGQKVTIKQSHGGSGKQSRAVLDGLEADVVTLALGYDIDALQEKGLINEGWQAKFEHNSSPYTSTIVFLVRKGNPKGIKDWPDLLKEGVEVITPNPKTSGGARWNYLAAWGYALDQNNNDEAKAEEFVKKLFKNVPVLDTGARGSTTTFVERGIGDVLIAWENEAYLSVKELGPDKFDIINPSESILAEPPVAVVDKVVDKRDTREVSEAYLKYLYSEEGQKIAAENYYRPTLDSVKEQFKDQFPEIKLFTLADKFGTWKETQEKHFNDGGVFDKIYVPGS; this comes from the coding sequence TTGAAGAACAAGATTAGAAAAGGTCTTCTTACTGGTTTCACACTGTTGTTGACAGCAGGGCTTACCGCTTGCGGGAACAATACCAACACAAATAATTCAGCGGCAGCAACCGACGCAGCAACCAACACCACAAGCACACCTGCTGCAGCCGAAGCAACAAAGGCCCCATCCAAGGAGCCGGTAGAGCTGCTGAACGTATCCTATGATCCTACACGTGAGCTTTATGAGAGCTATAACAAGGCTTTTGCTGCTTATTGGGAGCAGGAAACCGGGCAGAAGGTGACGATTAAACAGTCCCATGGCGGATCAGGCAAGCAGAGCCGTGCCGTGCTGGACGGTCTGGAAGCGGACGTGGTTACCCTGGCGCTTGGCTATGACATTGATGCCCTGCAGGAAAAAGGCCTCATTAATGAAGGCTGGCAAGCCAAATTCGAGCATAACAGCTCACCTTACACCTCAACGATTGTATTCCTGGTCCGCAAGGGCAACCCGAAGGGCATCAAGGACTGGCCGGATCTGCTGAAGGAAGGCGTGGAGGTCATCACACCGAATCCCAAAACCTCGGGCGGAGCCCGCTGGAACTACCTGGCCGCTTGGGGCTACGCGCTGGACCAGAATAATAACGACGAAGCCAAGGCGGAGGAGTTCGTCAAGAAGTTGTTCAAGAATGTGCCTGTGCTGGATACGGGTGCGCGTGGATCGACGACTACTTTTGTGGAGCGTGGAATCGGCGATGTGCTGATTGCCTGGGAGAATGAAGCCTATCTGTCGGTAAAAGAGCTGGGACCAGACAAATTCGATATTATCAATCCATCCGAAAGCATTCTGGCTGAGCCTCCAGTGGCGGTAGTCGACAAGGTTGTGGACAAAAGAGACACCCGCGAGGTGTCCGAAGCTTATCTTAAATACCTATATTCCGAGGAAGGACAGAAGATTGCTGCCGAGAATTACTACCGTCCTACGCTGGACAGTGTGAAGGAGCAGTTCAAGGACCAGTTCCCGGAGATCAAACTGTTTACACTGGCTGATAAATTCGGCACCTGGAAGGAAACGCAGGAGAAGCATTTTAATGATGGCGGGGTATTTGACAAAATTTATGTTCCGGGCAGCTAA
- a CDS encoding NAD(P)-dependent oxidoreductase — translation MDVVVIGATGRIGHAIVQEALKRKHQVTAAVRNPQAITATHERLATVAVDILDPASVAAVVRGHEEVISAFGPPSGREQDLLTAANSLVQGLQEAGLARLLVVGGAGSLKTESGELLMDTADFPQTLKPLAEAHAEAYATYSKSQLDYTVISPPAFIHPGRRTGQFRIGLDRLIVDEDGRSGISIEDFAVAVIDELEEGNYSRERFTVAY, via the coding sequence ATGGATGTTGTAGTTATAGGAGCAACAGGCAGAATTGGACATGCAATCGTGCAGGAGGCGCTCAAAAGAAAACATCAGGTGACCGCAGCGGTGCGCAATCCGCAGGCGATAACAGCAACGCATGAACGACTGGCTACAGTGGCGGTGGATATTCTGGACCCGGCTTCGGTTGCCGCTGTGGTCCGGGGGCATGAGGAGGTTATCAGCGCTTTCGGACCGCCTAGCGGCCGGGAGCAGGATCTGCTCACTGCTGCGAATTCGCTGGTGCAAGGGCTGCAGGAAGCGGGACTGGCAAGGCTGCTGGTGGTTGGCGGCGCGGGCAGCCTGAAGACGGAATCGGGCGAGCTGCTGATGGACACGGCGGATTTCCCGCAGACGCTGAAGCCGCTGGCGGAGGCACATGCGGAGGCTTACGCAACTTACAGCAAATCGCAGCTGGATTATACCGTGATCAGTCCTCCTGCATTTATTCATCCGGGCCGCCGCACCGGCCAGTTCCGGATTGGGCTGGACCGGCTGATTGTGGACGAGGACGGCCGCAGCGGGATCAGCATCGAGGATTTCGCGGTGGCGGTTATTGATGAGCTGGAGGAGGGCAATTACAGCCGCGAGCGGTTCACTGTGGCTTACTGA
- the sdaAB gene encoding L-serine ammonia-lyase, iron-sulfur-dependent subunit beta produces MRFKDVFSIIGPAMVGPSSSHTAGAARIGRAARQVLGELPLAAEVTFFGSFAATYQGHGTDRAIIGGLLDYATDDHRLPDSLELAAEAGMEISFRQGSGLFPHPNTVRLQLDGREEGSRLTLTGISIGGGNIEIVDIDGFAVKLTGMYPTVLIRHMDYLGVLASVTDVMRSGAFNIGHMSLDRKNRSGSALTVLELDEPATPELLEELAALPAVTSVKLVNLNDSKQAEKGKGNTP; encoded by the coding sequence GTGCGTTTTAAAGATGTTTTCTCTATTATAGGCCCGGCAATGGTCGGGCCTTCAAGCTCACATACAGCGGGAGCGGCTCGCATTGGCAGGGCGGCCCGGCAAGTGCTGGGAGAACTGCCGCTTGCTGCGGAGGTGACCTTCTTTGGCTCGTTTGCGGCCACTTACCAGGGACACGGAACAGACCGGGCGATCATCGGAGGACTGCTGGATTATGCCACCGATGATCACCGGCTGCCTGACTCTTTGGAGCTGGCGGCTGAAGCCGGGATGGAGATTTCCTTCCGCCAGGGCAGCGGACTATTCCCTCATCCCAATACGGTCCGCCTGCAGTTGGACGGCCGGGAAGAAGGCAGCCGTCTGACACTGACGGGAATTTCCATCGGCGGCGGCAATATTGAGATTGTAGATATCGACGGCTTTGCAGTGAAGCTTACCGGCATGTATCCGACTGTTCTAATCCGCCATATGGATTATCTCGGTGTGCTGGCGAGCGTAACGGATGTCATGCGCAGTGGAGCTTTCAATATCGGGCATATGTCGCTGGACCGCAAGAACCGCAGCGGATCGGCACTGACTGTGCTGGAGCTGGATGAACCGGCTACACCCGAGCTGCTGGAGGAACTGGCAGCTCTGCCGGCTGTGACCTCGGTCAAGCTGGTGAATCTGAACGATAGCAAGCAAGCGGAGAAGGGAAAGGGAAATACACCATGA
- a CDS encoding GNAT family N-acetyltransferase, which produces METSLDVRHELPTVEQYLTLRREAGLSEMSAEGADVGLPRSCFAVTLYETGQLIGMGRVIGDGGCFFQVTDIAVKPSCQGRGLGTVIVREIRAYLDTVPHPSYISLIADGDAARLYAKFGFEPVMPASQGMFLPRRVLNSADGIN; this is translated from the coding sequence ATGGAGACAAGCTTGGATGTTCGCCATGAGCTGCCAACGGTGGAACAGTATTTGACACTGCGTCGTGAGGCCGGGCTTAGTGAGATGAGTGCGGAAGGGGCTGACGTGGGCCTGCCGCGCTCTTGTTTTGCCGTGACGCTGTACGAAACGGGACAACTGATCGGCATGGGGCGTGTGATTGGAGATGGGGGCTGTTTTTTTCAAGTGACAGATATTGCGGTGAAGCCCTCCTGTCAGGGCCGCGGTCTGGGAACGGTTATTGTTCGTGAAATCAGGGCATATCTGGATACGGTGCCGCACCCCTCTTATATCAGCCTGATTGCTGACGGGGATGCGGCGAGGCTGTATGCGAAATTCGGTTTCGAGCCGGTAATGCCTGCTTCGCAGGGGATGTTCCTGCCCCGGCGTGTTTTGAATTCTGCTGATGGGATAAATTAG
- a CDS encoding GNAT family N-acetyltransferase, whose protein sequence is MLNYREMLVEDYDAVYQLWSHTTGMALSDADSRIEISRYLERNQGFSQLCEYEDGRIAGTAMCGHDGRRGYLYHVAVSGESRGFGVGRELVARCLKQLRKAGITKCHLMVIGDNKLGRTFWEKLGWQYRDSIVLYSHDT, encoded by the coding sequence GTGTTGAATTACAGAGAGATGTTGGTAGAGGATTATGATGCGGTCTACCAGTTATGGAGTCATACGACAGGGATGGCACTAAGCGATGCCGATTCAAGAATTGAAATCAGCCGTTACCTGGAGCGGAACCAAGGCTTCAGCCAGCTGTGTGAATATGAGGACGGCAGAATAGCAGGCACGGCCATGTGCGGTCATGATGGGCGCAGAGGTTATCTCTATCATGTTGCGGTCAGCGGAGAATCCCGGGGGTTTGGCGTGGGCCGTGAGCTGGTGGCCAGATGTCTGAAGCAGCTGAGAAAGGCCGGCATAACGAAGTGCCATCTGATGGTGATTGGGGACAATAAGCTGGGGCGTACGTTCTGGGAGAAGCTTGGCTGGCAGTACAGAGATTCCATTGTCCTCTATTCTCACGATACCTGA
- a CDS encoding alpha/beta hydrolase family protein — protein sequence MGMDLEYMPAPAPSPAPVRPRRHRRLLGAMGRRIKATYQYDTALWRTALAGPWVLCFLAFTVAVLGIPTGLGSPADIMLAAAAGTLILAVSGNLLAGLLALLGLRVPRLFVGCLLSDIGAILLILYFADFELGAAAVIAALLGIAGGLAGLALGLLRSRRFSPALLLAAVLIASPLAVASGVQQPDAPPTAATNSPEAALLDAPNPAEPGDYRFRSFTYGSGTDQRRSEYGADAELVSASADASALIKKWPKLRTWFWGFDQSALPVGGRVWMPEGEGPYPLVLMVHGNHMMEDFSDGGYAYLGELLASRGFIAVSLDENFLNYSAWSGIPDNDFKARTWIILKHLEQLAVYSDTPGNPLYQAIDYDRTALLGHSRGGQAVAMAADAERWFKNDPVLTAASRFRISAVVALAPTDKVIDNQQAQLKDVSYLTLQGARDGDVHDFYGDRQYIRSSYSGGSPAFRSSLYIADANHSQFNSDWGSYDQSLPSGLFLSRSRIMDAGEQRQIAKVYVSAFLEATLQGKNEYSSMFRDYRSGLQWLPDTQYFNRYQDGGYRPIAGFDEDRSKTTIQNGTAEAIGVAWTEELAVDRESSSKATHAVLLERTAPPEREAYYSIQLKPNVITDAALSGADGLSFSLANHNLMPDADNEEGSTKESTEENAEASAQEPPIQPSPQVEIELTDRSDLAVRLPLSEVMEVQPLPQTQFTISPWLEERMADGKYGDPSEAVFQTYELPFEQFLQLEPEFDPEQLSEITFYLEGEDDAIMLDDIGFYAR from the coding sequence ATGGGCATGGACTTGGAGTATATGCCGGCGCCAGCGCCGTCACCGGCACCGGTTAGACCACGGCGTCACCGCCGGCTGCTGGGAGCCATGGGACGACGGATTAAAGCAACCTATCAATATGATACAGCCCTGTGGCGAACGGCGCTTGCCGGACCGTGGGTGCTTTGCTTTTTGGCTTTTACCGTAGCGGTACTGGGTATTCCCACCGGACTTGGCAGTCCGGCGGATATTATGCTTGCGGCGGCGGCAGGAACGCTGATTCTGGCAGTGTCGGGCAATCTGCTGGCCGGACTGCTGGCTCTGCTCGGGCTGCGGGTACCGCGGCTGTTCGTCGGCTGCCTGCTAAGCGACATCGGTGCCATTCTGCTAATTCTGTATTTCGCCGACTTTGAGCTGGGTGCAGCAGCAGTCATTGCTGCACTACTAGGAATCGCCGGCGGACTGGCCGGACTGGCCTTGGGCCTGCTGCGGAGCAGGCGATTCTCCCCTGCACTGCTACTGGCTGCAGTGCTGATTGCCTCCCCGCTTGCTGTAGCCAGCGGGGTGCAGCAGCCGGATGCGCCGCCGACCGCCGCAACGAACAGTCCCGAAGCTGCGCTTCTGGACGCGCCGAATCCGGCTGAGCCGGGGGACTACCGCTTCCGCAGCTTCACCTACGGCAGCGGCACCGATCAGCGCCGGAGCGAATATGGCGCAGACGCGGAGCTTGTCTCGGCATCAGCTGACGCCTCAGCGCTGATCAAGAAATGGCCGAAGCTGCGCACCTGGTTCTGGGGCTTCGACCAGTCTGCCCTGCCTGTGGGAGGCAGGGTCTGGATGCCTGAAGGCGAAGGCCCCTACCCGCTGGTGCTGATGGTACACGGCAACCATATGATGGAGGACTTCTCCGATGGGGGTTATGCCTACCTGGGCGAGCTGCTGGCGAGCCGGGGATTTATCGCGGTATCGCTGGATGAGAACTTTCTGAACTATTCGGCCTGGTCGGGTATTCCCGACAATGATTTTAAAGCGCGGACCTGGATCATCCTGAAGCATCTGGAGCAGCTGGCTGTCTACTCGGATACCCCCGGCAATCCGCTCTATCAGGCCATTGATTATGATCGGACCGCCCTACTAGGCCATAGCCGGGGGGGACAGGCGGTTGCGATGGCGGCAGATGCGGAGCGCTGGTTCAAGAATGATCCTGTGCTCACGGCAGCCAGCCGCTTCCGGATCTCGGCAGTCGTTGCCCTGGCCCCTACTGACAAGGTTATCGACAACCAGCAGGCCCAGCTGAAAGATGTCAGCTACCTGACGCTGCAAGGGGCAAGAGACGGGGATGTACATGACTTCTACGGAGACCGCCAGTATATCCGCTCCTCCTATTCCGGGGGTTCACCAGCCTTCCGAAGCTCACTCTACATTGCCGACGCCAATCACAGCCAATTCAACAGCGACTGGGGTTCTTATGACCAGTCGCTGCCCTCCGGCCTGTTCCTGAGCCGCAGCCGGATCATGGACGCCGGGGAGCAGCGGCAGATAGCCAAAGTGTATGTTTCTGCTTTTTTGGAAGCTACGCTGCAGGGCAAGAATGAATACAGCTCCATGTTCCGCGACTACCGTAGCGGGCTGCAGTGGCTGCCAGATACGCAGTATTTCAACCGTTATCAGGATGGCGGGTATCGTCCGATAGCCGGATTCGACGAGGACCGCAGCAAGACCACCATCCAGAATGGGACGGCCGAGGCCATTGGCGTTGCCTGGACAGAAGAGCTGGCGGTGGACCGTGAATCCTCAAGCAAAGCGACCCACGCTGTCCTCCTGGAGCGCACAGCTCCCCCGGAACGGGAAGCTTATTATAGCATCCAGCTGAAGCCTAATGTAATCACGGATGCAGCGCTGTCCGGGGCCGACGGTCTCAGCTTCTCTCTGGCGAATCACAACCTGATGCCGGACGCCGACAACGAAGAGGGCAGTACGAAGGAAAGCACCGAAGAAAACGCAGAAGCCTCCGCGCAGGAGCCGCCCATCCAGCCGTCGCCGCAGGTCGAGATTGAGCTGACCGACCGCAGCGATCTTGCGGTCCGTCTGCCGCTCAGCGAGGTAATGGAGGTACAACCGCTGCCGCAGACCCAGTTCACGATAAGCCCTTGGCTGGAGGAACGGATGGCGGACGGGAAATATGGCGACCCTTCCGAGGCTGTATTCCAGACCTACGAGCTACCGTTTGAACAATTTCTGCAGCTTGAACCGGAATTTGATCCGGAGCAGCTTAGCGAAATCACCTTCTATCTGGAAGGCGAGGACGACGCTATTATGCTGGATGATATCGGATTCTATGCAAGATGA
- the cysW gene encoding sulfate ABC transporter permease subunit CysW gives MAGTLPLTPQRPRNGGVTPATSESKAVQWILVGAAGLVLLWLIALPLVIVLTEALKKGFDVYLAALTDPDARSALRLTLLVALVTVPLNTIFGVTAAWAVTKFRFRGKGWLITLIDLPFAVSPVIGGLIFVLVFGANGWFGPWLSAHDIKIVFALPGIILATLFVTFPFVARELIPLMEDQGTEEEEAAITLGARGWQIFFRVTLPNIKWGLLYGIILCNARAMGEFGAVSVVSGHIRGETNTLPLHVEILYNEYQFSASFAVSSLLLLLALFTMLIKGWLSRKNVY, from the coding sequence ATGGCGGGCACCCTTCCCCTTACTCCGCAGCGGCCCCGCAATGGCGGGGTCACCCCGGCAACCAGCGAGTCCAAGGCGGTGCAGTGGATACTGGTCGGGGCAGCCGGGCTCGTGCTGCTGTGGCTCATTGCGCTGCCGCTGGTTATTGTGCTGACCGAGGCGCTCAAGAAAGGTTTCGACGTCTACCTTGCGGCACTGACTGACCCGGATGCGCGCTCCGCGCTGCGTCTGACTCTGCTAGTGGCGCTGGTGACCGTTCCGCTGAATACGATTTTTGGCGTGACAGCGGCCTGGGCAGTGACGAAATTCCGCTTTCGGGGCAAAGGCTGGCTAATCACGCTGATTGATCTGCCCTTTGCAGTCTCGCCGGTTATCGGCGGTCTGATCTTTGTGCTTGTTTTTGGGGCGAACGGCTGGTTCGGACCTTGGCTGAGCGCTCATGACATCAAAATCGTGTTCGCGCTACCGGGCATTATCCTGGCCACGCTGTTCGTAACCTTTCCCTTTGTAGCGCGTGAGTTGATCCCGCTGATGGAGGACCAGGGCACGGAGGAGGAGGAAGCGGCGATTACACTTGGGGCACGCGGGTGGCAGATTTTCTTCAGAGTGACATTGCCCAATATCAAGTGGGGGCTGTTGTACGGCATTATTCTCTGCAACGCTAGGGCGATGGGAGAATTCGGCGCAGTGTCTGTCGTGTCGGGCCATATCCGGGGAGAGACCAACACGCTTCCGCTGCATGTGGAGATTCTGTATAACGAATATCAATTTTCGGCGTCTTTTGCCGTCTCTTCGCTGCTGCTGCTGCTGGCTCTGTTCACCATGCTGATCAAAGGCTGGCTGTCGCGTAAAAATGTGTATTGA
- a CDS encoding NAD(P)H-hydrate dehydratase, whose amino-acid sequence MYLVTAEQMRELDRRTIEELGIPAVALMENAGRAIAEEVVALCRRRGPGGGRDRGNRWSNGGSSGGDGGSGGGADGSSNGSSNCSSSGGNGGNGGNGSSNCSSSGGNGGNGGNGSSNCSSSGGNGGSGGNGSSNCSSSGGNRGNGGNGSSNCSSSGGNGGNGVSGDAAAAETARAHGERAGFQVSGDNALTLAHADAERWFILVGKGNNGGDGLAAARHLREAGIAATLVYAVPPESLTGVAALQRDAAAALGLPALQYGRDRLDLAEGSGIVDALLGTGAAGAPRGAYAELIAAANRSGKAIVSADIPSGLDADTGATHEPCIQASVTVCLALLKRGLVQYPGAAAAGRVVVRSIGIPSSLAGEEDGVSAHLLTPEVLQQRLGVDVTRRRSPEGHKGTYGHVLLAGGTLRMSGAGLLSARAALRAGAGLVTWALPQQLLPYVAGAAPELMLAPAEDGGAGVWNAATADELLRLSGQRDVLAIGPGLGRFAGDTEWLRRLWEGTACPLVLDADALNILAEADYSGWAQRKHPVILTPHPGEMARLAGRSTAEVQADRIGLALAYAAEHQVTLVLKGAHTVIATSEGQAYVNTTGHPGMGTGGAGDVLTGVISGLLAQGLNAAQAAAFGVYLHGEAGEKAACERGNPASLIAGDIIEAL is encoded by the coding sequence ATGTATCTCGTTACTGCAGAGCAAATGCGGGAATTGGACCGCCGGACGATAGAGGAGCTGGGCATTCCGGCGGTGGCGCTGATGGAGAATGCCGGCCGAGCCATCGCCGAGGAGGTGGTTGCACTGTGCCGGCGGCGGGGACCCGGCGGTGGAAGGGACCGCGGCAATCGCTGGAGTAATGGCGGAAGCAGCGGAGGTGACGGCGGCAGCGGTGGCGGAGCCGATGGCAGCAGCAACGGCAGCAGCAATTGCAGTAGCAGCGGCGGCAATGGAGGCAATGGAGGCAACGGCAGCAGCAATTGCAGTAGCAGCGGCGGCAATGGAGGCAATGGAGGCAACGGCAGCAGCAATTGCAGTAGCAGCGGCGGCAATGGAGGCAGCGGAGGCAACGGCAGCAGCAATTGCAGTAGCAGCGGCGGCAATAGAGGCAATGGAGGCAACGGCAGCAGCAATTGCAGTAGCAGCGGCGGCAATGGAGGCAATGGCGTCAGCGGGGATGCTGCCGCTGCGGAGACGGCCCGCGCGCATGGCGAGCGCGCGGGCTTCCAGGTCAGCGGCGACAACGCGCTGACGCTTGCGCATGCCGACGCCGAGCGATGGTTCATCCTCGTCGGCAAAGGCAACAACGGCGGCGACGGCCTCGCCGCCGCCAGGCACCTCCGCGAGGCGGGCATCGCCGCCACGCTGGTGTATGCAGTGCCGCCGGAGTCGCTGACCGGCGTGGCCGCCCTGCAGCGCGACGCTGCTGCAGCCTTGGGCCTGCCCGCCCTCCAGTACGGGCGGGACCGGCTTGACCTGGCCGAAGGCAGCGGCATCGTGGATGCGCTGCTCGGCACCGGCGCCGCGGGTGCCCCGCGCGGCGCCTATGCGGAGCTGATTGCCGCAGCCAACCGCAGCGGCAAAGCCATTGTGTCCGCGGACATCCCCAGCGGGCTGGATGCGGACACCGGGGCGACGCATGAGCCATGCATTCAGGCGTCAGTCACGGTCTGCCTCGCGCTGCTTAAGCGCGGCCTGGTGCAGTACCCCGGCGCGGCTGCGGCGGGGCGGGTGGTGGTCCGCTCGATCGGCATCCCGTCTTCCCTGGCCGGGGAAGAAGACGGCGTGTCCGCTCACCTGCTGACACCGGAAGTGCTGCAGCAGCGGCTTGGTGTGGATGTGACGCGCCGCCGCTCGCCCGAAGGGCACAAAGGCACCTACGGCCATGTGCTGCTGGCCGGCGGAACGCTGCGCATGAGCGGCGCCGGGCTGCTGTCGGCCCGGGCCGCGCTGCGAGCCGGGGCCGGCCTCGTGACCTGGGCGCTGCCGCAGCAGCTGCTGCCGTATGTTGCCGGAGCCGCGCCGGAGCTGATGCTGGCCCCTGCCGAGGATGGCGGGGCCGGCGTCTGGAACGCCGCCACCGCTGATGAGCTGCTGCGCTTAAGCGGGCAGCGGGATGTGCTCGCCATCGGGCCGGGACTGGGCCGGTTTGCCGGGGATACAGAGTGGTTGCGCCGGTTGTGGGAGGGCACGGCTTGTCCGCTGGTATTGGATGCGGATGCGCTGAATATCCTGGCTGAGGCCGATTACAGCGGCTGGGCGCAGCGGAAGCATCCGGTCATCCTTACGCCGCATCCGGGAGAGATGGCCCGGCTGGCCGGACGGTCTACCGCCGAGGTGCAGGCTGACCGAATCGGCCTCGCGCTGGCCTATGCTGCGGAGCATCAGGTTACCCTTGTGCTCAAGGGGGCGCATACCGTCATCGCCACCTCTGAAGGCCAAGCTTATGTAAACACCACAGGGCATCCCGGCATGGGGACCGGCGGTGCGGGCGATGTGCTGACAGGTGTGATCAGCGGCCTGCTGGCCCAGGGGCTGAATGCCGCACAGGCGGCAGCCTTCGGTGTATACCTGCACGGAGAGGCAGGAGAGAAGGCAGCCTGTGAGCGGGGGAATCCGGCGTCACTGATCGCCGGAGATATCATTGAGGCGCTCTGA